A single region of the Streptomyces vilmorinianum genome encodes:
- a CDS encoding (2Fe-2S)-binding protein produces MRVNFTVNGRPQEADDVWEGESLLYVLRERLGLPGSKNACEQGECGSCTVRLDGVPVCSCLVAAGQVEGREVVTVEGLAEYAKQREEAHREGGACASGACGTSLDEAKRWEAKPGQDSQTGEGVELSPIQQAFIDAGAVQCGFCTPGLLVAADEMLESNPSPTDADIREALSGNLCRCTGYEKILDAVRLAAARQERQGEAV; encoded by the coding sequence ATGCGCGTGAATTTCACGGTCAACGGTCGTCCGCAGGAAGCCGACGACGTCTGGGAGGGCGAGTCCCTTCTCTACGTTCTGCGTGAGCGCCTGGGTCTGCCCGGCTCCAAGAACGCCTGCGAGCAGGGCGAGTGCGGTTCCTGCACCGTCCGTCTCGACGGGGTGCCGGTCTGCTCGTGTCTGGTCGCCGCCGGCCAGGTCGAGGGCCGCGAGGTCGTCACCGTCGAGGGCCTGGCGGAGTACGCCAAGCAGCGTGAGGAAGCCCATCGGGAAGGAGGTGCCTGCGCCTCCGGCGCCTGCGGCACCTCGCTCGACGAGGCCAAGAGGTGGGAGGCCAAGCCCGGTCAGGACTCGCAGACCGGCGAGGGCGTCGAACTGTCCCCGATCCAGCAGGCGTTCATCGACGCCGGCGCCGTGCAGTGCGGTTTCTGCACCCCCGGTCTGCTGGTCGCGGCCGACGAGATGCTGGAGAGCAACCCGTCCCCGACGGACGCGGACATCCGCGAGGCGCTCTCCGGCAACCTCTGTCGCTGCACCGGTTACGAGAAGATCCTCGACGCGGTCCGCCTCGCGGCCGCTCGCCAGGAGCGTCAGGGAGAGGCGGTCTGA
- a CDS encoding FAD binding domain-containing protein has protein sequence MDFLRPASWEEALAAKAEHPTAVPIAGGTDIMVEINFDHRRPEYLLDLNRIELLREWEVGEENVRLGASVPYTQIMENLREELPGLALASHTVASPQIRNRGGVGGNLGTASPAGDAHPALLAAGAEVEVESVRGTRFIPIDEFYKGVKRNALEPDELIKTVHIQKADGPQQYSKVGTRNAMVIAVCAFGLALHPETRTVRTGIGSAAPTPVRATAAEEFLNAALEEGGFWDNGKIITPSIAKQFAELVSGACNPIDDVRGTAKYRRHAVGIMARRQLGWTWEQYRGSGRTLEGAA, from the coding sequence ATGGACTTCCTTCGCCCCGCCAGCTGGGAGGAGGCGCTCGCCGCCAAGGCCGAGCACCCCACGGCCGTGCCCATCGCCGGTGGTACCGACATCATGGTCGAGATCAACTTCGACCACCGGCGTCCCGAGTACCTCCTGGACCTCAACCGGATCGAGCTGCTGCGCGAGTGGGAGGTCGGCGAGGAGAACGTCCGCCTCGGCGCCTCCGTCCCGTACACGCAGATCATGGAGAACCTGCGCGAGGAACTGCCGGGTCTGGCGCTCGCCTCCCACACGGTCGCCTCCCCGCAGATCCGCAACCGCGGCGGTGTCGGCGGCAACCTGGGCACCGCGTCCCCGGCCGGTGACGCCCACCCCGCGCTGCTCGCGGCGGGCGCCGAGGTCGAGGTGGAGTCGGTGCGCGGCACCCGGTTCATCCCGATCGACGAGTTCTACAAGGGCGTGAAGCGCAACGCGCTGGAGCCCGACGAGCTCATCAAGACCGTCCACATCCAGAAGGCGGACGGGCCCCAGCAGTACTCCAAGGTCGGTACGCGCAACGCGATGGTCATCGCCGTCTGCGCCTTCGGCCTCGCGCTCCACCCGGAGACCCGGACCGTGCGGACCGGCATCGGCTCGGCCGCGCCGACCCCGGTGCGGGCGACGGCCGCCGAGGAGTTCCTGAACGCGGCCCTCGAAGAGGGCGGCTTCTGGGACAACGGCAAGATCATCACTCCCTCGATCGCCAAGCAGTTCGCGGAGCTCGTCTCCGGCGCCTGCAACCCGATCGACGACGTCCGAGGCACCGCCAAGTACCGGCGGCACGCGGTCGGCATCATGGCCCGCCGCCAGCTCGGCTGGACCTGGGAGCAGTACCGCGGCAGCGGCCGCACGCTTGAGGGAGCTGCATAA